A section of the Scleropages formosus chromosome 16, fSclFor1.1, whole genome shotgun sequence genome encodes:
- the doc2g gene encoding double C2-like domains, gamma, whose translation MTVSVSCHPDPCAPVLGLLSPCLSMSVSKPPRPHSHFLPHPQPPNPSAHLSLPSGGSSLPASPSPSPTPSPSPVKISMQEHFAINVCPGPILPIPQISDFFPRFHDFPCPPATAQQRDKQAQRDAGKDRQRDAEDEPELVDSDDDETYLGTLEFSLLFDQENNCLHCTVHRAKGLKAMDSNGLADPYVKLHLLPGASKANKLRTKTLKNTLNPVWNETLVYHGITAADMTTKTLRLCVCDMDRLGRNEFIGEVRVALKKLHEGETKRYNMGLERQAQNREAHNAVVEPGTLVAEEERGRILVSLLYNQEKSSLFVGIIRCAHLAAMDSNGYSDPFVKIVLQPDVGKKSKYKTSVKKKTLNPEFNEEFVYEVPHDQLAKKTLEISVWDYDLGMSNDFIGGVELGINAKGQRLKHWFECLKYTGKRVECWHTLTQQGQPSSD comes from the exons ATGACCGTATCCGTGTCCTGCCACCCTGACCCTTGTGCCCCTGTTCTCGGCCTCCTGTCCCCGTGTCTCAGCATGAGCGTGTCGAAGCCCCCCCGGCCTCACTCCCACTTCCTCCCGCACCCGCAGCCCCCCAACCCCTCGGCCCACCTGTCCCTGCCGTCGGGGGGCAGCTCTCTGCCAGCTTCGCCCTCCCCTTCGCCCACCCCCTCGCCCTCGCCCGTCAAGATCTCCATGCAGGAGCACTTTGCCATCAACGTGTGCCCGGGCCCCATCCTGCCCATCCCGCAGATTTCCGACTTCTTCCCGCGCTTCCACGACTTCCCGTGCCCACCGGCGACAGCGCAGCAGCGCGACAAGCAGGCGCAGCGGGACGCTGGGAAGGACCGTCAGCGGGATGCCGAGGACGAGCCGGAGCTCGTGGACTCCGACGATGATGAGA CCTATCTGGGCACCCTGGAGTTCAGCCTCCTCTTCGACCAGGAGAACAACTGCCTCCACTGCACTGTGCACCGCGCCAAG GGCCTGAAGGCCATGGACTCGAACGGACTGGCCGACCCCTATGTGAAGCTACACCTCCTGCCTGGAGCGAGCAAG GCAAACAAACTGCGCACCAAGACcttgaaaaacacactgaaccCCGTGTGGAACGAGACTCTGGTTTACCACGGTATCACCGCAGCCGACATGACCACGAAAACGCTCAG GCTCTGCGTCTGCGACATGGACCGCCTCGGTCGCAACGAGTTCATCGGGGAGGTGAGAGTGGCTCTAAAGAAGCTACACGAGGGGGAGACCAAGAGGTACAACATGGGCCTGGAGAGACAGGCGCAG AACAGAGAGGCCCACAATGCCGTGGTGGAACCCGGAACCCTGGTGGCCGAAGAGGAG AGAGGTCGCATCCTCGTGTCGCTGCTCTACAACCAGGAGAAGAGCTCACTGTTTGTGGGCATCATCCGCTGCGCCCACCTGGCAGCCATGGACTCCAACGGGTACTCGGACCCCTTCGTCAAGAT TGTCCTGCAGCCCGATGTGGGGAAGAAGTCCAAGTACAAGACctcagtgaaaaagaaaactctGAACCCGGAGTTCAATGAG GAGTTTGTGTATGAAGTTCCTCATGACCAGCTGGCTAAGAAGACCCTGGAGATCTCGGTGTGGGACTATGACCTGGGGATGAGCAACGATTTCATag GGGGGGTGGAGCTCGGGATCAACGCTAAGGGACAGCGGCTCAAGCACTGGTTCGAGTGCCTGAAATACACGGGGAAAAGGGTGGAGTGCTGGCACACGCTGACGCAGCAGGGGCAGCCCAGCAGtgactga
- the cabp4 gene encoding calcium-binding protein 4 translates to MPVGLVASRCRRRFAAPPGGPGHAASCLPSPVGSGTREHRGKGRGSGRRVPPTGSCPSTPLRSAGDLTPLRTALQRILPSSPFSSAASSPGSLYHRLKRSFSSNSSRSGKSTSEGSVSALYSTFLCGLFGFDRDLVQEELDELKQAFREFDHDQDGYLHYKDLAQCMRTMGYMPTEMELIEIIQQIKMRLGGLVDYEDFCDLMGPRMRAETAGMLGLRELRCAFRQFDLDGDGRITRAELQEAIRTHLGEKLHEDEVEEILLDIDLNGDGAVDFNEFVMMLSSR, encoded by the exons ATGCCCGTGGGCCTCGTCGCCtcccgctgccgccgccgcttCGCAG CGCCCCCCGGTGGTCCGGGACACGCTGCCAGCTGTTTGCCCTCTCCGGTCGGCTCGGGCACGAGGGAGCACCGGGGGAAGGGCAGGGGCTCTGGGAGGAGAGTGCCCCCTACAGGCAG CTGCCCCTCCACGCCACTGCGCTCTGCAGGGGACTTGACCCCACTGAGGACCGCTCTCCAGCGCATCCTACCCAGCAGCCCTTTCTCCAGCGCCGCTTCCAGCCCCGGGTCCCTGTACCACAGGCTGAAGAGGAGCTTCTCCTCAAACTCCTCCCGCTCCGGCAAGAGCACCAGCGAGGGCTCGGTCAGCGCGCTCTACTCCACCTTCCTCTGCGGCCTCTTCGGCTTC GACAGGGACCTGGTTCAGGAGGAGCTGGATG AACTGAAACAGGCCTTCAGGGAGTTTGACCACGACCAGGATGGCTACCTGCACTACAAGGACCTGGCGCAGTGCATGAGGACCATGGGCTACATGCCCACGGAGATGGAGCTCATCGAGATCATCCAGCAGATCAAGATGAGGC TGGGGGGGCTGGTGGACTACGAGGACTTCTGTGACCTGATGGGACCCAGGATGAGGGCGGAGACGGCCGGCATGCTGGGACTGCGGGAGCTCAGGTGCGCCTTCAGACAG TTCGACCTTGACGGCGACGGCCGGATCACCAGAGCGGAGCTGCAGGAAGCCATCAGGACTCATCTGGGCGAGAAGCTCCACGAGGACGAGGTGGAAGAGATTCTGCTGGACATCGACCTCAACGGTGATGGCGCTGTCGACTTCAACG AGTTCGTCATGATGCTGTCGTCACGGTAA